The following proteins come from a genomic window of Methanocella conradii HZ254:
- a CDS encoding methionine biosynthesis protein MetW: MGNNLETEEINVEEIMKKIKENVYKKMALAQNTLEPRGAACIDSVPENADLAYIRNNWYIHNNDYKISSHRKFVGPVLIKGRELVLGEIKRYMDPIISRQNDFNSHVANAIVDLNKERINLARQTMDNIAVIIDSRTDEIKNEIKSQIKADIQAINEQTLASIKALNEQTTANISAANEKMMTSIEALKFETESLIEDRIGKLKVEVSNDANIKVKEVLSDINKDIENKAWLAGLLERRINDRLEVSSTAGKGESIKDINYFVFEERFRGSSNDIKQKQAIFLPYYKGCKNVLDIGCGRGEFLEMMRENGIVARGIDIDDDMIDYCQSKGLDVEKIDAIAYLERIEDKSLDGIFIDQVIEHLEPEYLIRMLKLCFDKLKFGYYLCAETVNPLSLTSFANFYIDMTHKRPVHPETLRFLFSMAGFRELEVKFTAPVEDRFRLKKIDIGSGLNENEQKAFTIYNQNIDRLNDMLFGYQDYSVIGKK; this comes from the coding sequence ATGGGCAACAATCTTGAAACCGAAGAGATAAATGTTGAAGAGATCATGAAAAAGATAAAAGAGAACGTGTATAAGAAAATGGCGCTCGCCCAAAATACTTTAGAGCCTCGTGGGGCCGCTTGCATTGACTCTGTGCCCGAAAACGCCGATCTAGCATATATCCGAAATAACTGGTATATTCATAATAATGATTACAAGATATCATCCCATAGAAAATTTGTGGGGCCCGTGCTTATCAAAGGCAGAGAACTGGTACTTGGGGAAATCAAGAGGTATATGGATCCAATCATTTCTAGGCAAAACGATTTCAATTCCCATGTGGCCAACGCAATTGTCGATCTCAATAAAGAGCGCATAAACCTGGCTCGCCAGACGATGGACAATATAGCCGTTATCATAGATTCTCGGACGGATGAGATTAAGAATGAGATAAAATCTCAGATAAAGGCTGACATACAGGCTATAAACGAGCAAACGCTGGCGAGTATCAAAGCCTTAAATGAACAGACAACTGCAAATATTAGTGCAGCAAATGAAAAAATGATGACGAGCATCGAAGCGCTGAAGTTCGAGACCGAGTCTTTGATAGAGGATCGCATTGGAAAATTAAAGGTAGAAGTTTCCAACGATGCGAATATAAAGGTAAAGGAGGTGCTGTCCGACATAAATAAGGATATCGAAAATAAGGCATGGCTTGCCGGATTATTGGAACGAAGGATAAATGATCGGCTCGAAGTCTCTAGTACAGCAGGGAAAGGAGAATCGATTAAAGACATAAACTATTTTGTCTTCGAGGAGCGGTTTAGAGGCTCGTCGAATGATATCAAACAAAAGCAAGCAATTTTCCTGCCTTATTATAAAGGCTGCAAGAACGTCCTAGACATCGGCTGTGGCAGGGGCGAATTTTTAGAAATGATGCGAGAGAATGGAATCGTGGCCCGAGGTATCGATATCGACGACGACATGATCGATTATTGCCAGTCGAAAGGGCTTGATGTCGAAAAGATTGATGCTATAGCATATTTGGAGCGGATTGAAGATAAAAGCCTGGATGGTATCTTCATTGACCAGGTTATAGAGCACCTTGAGCCTGAATATTTAATTAGGATGCTAAAGCTATGCTTTGATAAGCTTAAGTTCGGATACTATCTCTGCGCCGAAACCGTGAACCCCCTTTCTCTGACTTCATTTGCAAACTTTTACATCGATATGACGCATAAGCGCCCTGTTCACCCGGAAACGCTAAGGTTCTTATTTTCAATGGCGGGCTTCAGGGAATTGGAAGTGAAGTTTACCGCCCCTGTCGAAGACCGATTCAGGCTAAAAAAGATAGATATAGGCTCGGGGCTTAATGAAAATGAGCAAAAGGCATTTACGATCTATAACCAGAATATTGACAGGCTGAATGATATGCTCTTTGGGTACCAGGATTACTCGGTTATCGGCAAGAAATGA
- a CDS encoding glycosyltransferase family 4 protein, whose protein sequence is MARKIAIVVQRYGKEVLGGSESLAADVAACLSTVYDVEVLTTCAKDYVTWKNEFPEGATIEDGIKVRRFAVDRPRHALFSYWNWLLMYVPHFEWMEKVWIRMQGPYSSGLINYVKERRNEYDTFIFVTYLYGTTFYCLPHVAEKAILLPTAHNEPYIHFRIYRDIFGAAKWLIFLTEEEKALTDGIFGTEKKGTVIGAPIKELEAFANGFREKYGIFSPFILYVGRVDKLKNVQVLLNYFERYRMERKNDIKLVLCGSGPLKVSQDGVVCTGFMPEEDKYGAIRAAIAVVLPSRYESFSYSMLEAMLCCTPTLVNGECHVLKGHCEKSRGGMCYNSYEEFRDALDAVLGDPGLRKRMGEAGRAYVMEHYSMDAVRKKYITTIDDLINGWQRTS, encoded by the coding sequence ATGGCCCGTAAGATAGCAATAGTGGTGCAGAGATATGGCAAAGAAGTGCTGGGCGGCTCAGAGTCGCTGGCCGCCGACGTCGCAGCATGCCTTTCAACAGTCTATGACGTGGAGGTGCTTACCACTTGCGCTAAAGATTACGTCACCTGGAAGAATGAGTTTCCTGAGGGTGCGACAATAGAGGATGGCATAAAGGTCAGGCGCTTTGCCGTGGACCGGCCCAGACATGCTTTATTCAGCTACTGGAATTGGCTATTGATGTATGTACCGCACTTTGAGTGGATGGAGAAGGTGTGGATTCGCATGCAGGGTCCCTACTCATCCGGGCTCATTAACTATGTGAAGGAGCGACGCAATGAGTATGACACGTTCATCTTCGTGACCTATTTGTATGGGACGACCTTTTATTGCCTCCCTCATGTCGCCGAGAAGGCGATACTGCTGCCTACCGCCCATAACGAGCCTTACATTCACTTTAGGATTTATCGTGACATCTTCGGGGCTGCAAAATGGCTGATTTTCCTGACGGAGGAAGAAAAAGCGCTCACTGACGGCATATTTGGCACAGAAAAGAAGGGGACGGTCATCGGAGCCCCTATTAAAGAATTGGAAGCATTCGCCAACGGCTTCCGCGAGAAATATGGCATATTTTCCCCGTTTATATTGTATGTTGGACGGGTGGATAAGCTCAAGAATGTGCAAGTTTTATTAAATTATTTTGAGCGATATCGCATGGAGCGGAAGAACGACATAAAGCTCGTATTATGTGGCTCGGGGCCTTTGAAGGTGAGCCAGGATGGCGTCGTGTGCACCGGATTCATGCCGGAAGAGGATAAGTATGGTGCCATTAGGGCAGCTATAGCCGTTGTACTTCCATCGCGGTACGAGAGCTTTTCATATTCCATGCTAGAAGCAATGCTATGCTGTACTCCTACGCTGGTAAACGGTGAATGCCATGTGCTCAAGGGGCATTGCGAAAAAAGTAGGGGAGGCATGTGCTATAATTCTTATGAAGAGTTCAGAGATGCCCTTGACGCCGTGTTAGGCGATCCAGGCTTACGCAAGCGTATGGGCGAGGCGGGAAGGGCATACGTCATGGAACATTATTCTATGGACGCTGTAAGGAAAAAATATATAACGACTATAGATGATTTAATAAATGGCTGGCAAAGGACTTCTTAA
- a CDS encoding glycosyltransferase family 2 protein, whose product MGPGALSKIRPLVSVIIVNYNGKRFLDKCLSSVEAQTYRHFETILVDNGSTDGSLEFVKSRFPEVHIISNNENFGFSKANNVGISASRGAFIATLNNDTEARPRWLEALVDVMLSEDNVGMCASKMLFMNSPRVINSTGICISRSGASWDRGMFEPDRGQYDSIEEVFGPCAGAALYRRTMLDEVGLFDESFFAYMEDVDLAFRARLKGWKCLYVPDAVVYHHHGGTAGYMSDLSVYYGNRNIIWNFIKNYPAPLLLTSLIWAIGRNLAVLPYYALKGHGRAALRAKVDALKGLPAMAAGRAGGKSDVSRFIHTWARVPSPRKMPP is encoded by the coding sequence ATGGGGCCAGGTGCACTTTCTAAAATCCGTCCATTAGTATCAGTGATCATCGTTAATTATAATGGCAAGAGATTTTTAGATAAATGCCTATCATCCGTAGAAGCCCAGACGTACCGTCACTTCGAGACGATTCTCGTCGATAACGGCTCAACCGATGGGTCGCTAGAGTTTGTAAAGAGTCGATTCCCCGAGGTGCACATCATATCAAATAATGAGAACTTCGGATTCTCAAAGGCCAACAACGTGGGCATATCGGCATCCAGAGGCGCGTTTATCGCTACGCTGAATAATGACACGGAGGCACGGCCCCGATGGCTGGAAGCCCTCGTCGATGTCATGCTATCCGAAGATAACGTGGGCATGTGCGCGTCTAAGATGCTCTTCATGAATAGCCCCCGGGTCATTAACTCAACGGGGATCTGCATCTCAAGGAGCGGGGCGAGCTGGGATAGGGGAATGTTTGAGCCGGACCGTGGACAATATGACTCTATCGAAGAGGTATTCGGCCCGTGCGCCGGAGCCGCACTATACAGGAGAACCATGCTCGATGAGGTGGGGCTATTCGACGAGAGCTTTTTCGCATATATGGAGGACGTCGACCTGGCATTCCGTGCACGCTTAAAGGGCTGGAAGTGCCTTTACGTGCCCGATGCAGTGGTATATCATCACCACGGCGGCACTGCTGGGTACATGTCTGACTTGTCCGTCTATTATGGCAATCGCAACATCATCTGGAACTTCATAAAAAATTACCCTGCACCATTACTTTTGACCTCTTTGATCTGGGCAATAGGCCGTAACCTGGCCGTCTTGCCATACTACGCGTTGAAAGGGCATGGTAGAGCTGCGCTTCGAGCAAAGGTCGATGCCCTTAAAGGACTTCCGGCGATGGCGGCCGGGAGGGCCGGAGGCAAAAGCGATGTATCCAGGTTTATCCATACCTGGGCACGCGTACCGTCGCCTCGAAAGATGCCACCATAA
- a CDS encoding ABC transporter permease: MVGIKEIWEYRGLIKKLAITDLKVRYKNSVLGILWSLLQPLMMFLVLLIVFTGLMLNRSIEHYPLFLLLGIIGWGFFDKATGFSLGSVVGKPQLVKKIYFPREVLVISACLTALMMSLIEFIVFGFFMLAFGVLPTWLVIFFPIVLLIEFMLALGVSLAISSLNVIWRDVQWIWPVVMQAGFFLTPIMYSLDLFNGIPHAWVLQLNPMTAILDSMRYIFINRPAPILNDMAYATAFALVMMAIGVFIFSRLEPRFGEEV; this comes from the coding sequence ATGGTAGGTATAAAGGAAATATGGGAATATCGCGGCTTAATAAAAAAGCTTGCCATCACTGACCTCAAGGTTCGCTATAAGAACTCAGTGCTTGGCATACTCTGGTCGCTCCTGCAGCCGCTCATGATGTTTCTCGTGTTACTTATTGTATTCACGGGATTGATGCTTAACCGCTCCATCGAGCATTATCCGCTTTTCCTATTATTGGGCATCATTGGATGGGGCTTTTTTGATAAGGCCACCGGGTTCAGCCTCGGCAGCGTCGTGGGAAAGCCACAATTGGTAAAAAAGATATACTTTCCCAGAGAAGTGCTGGTAATTAGCGCTTGCCTGACTGCGCTTATGATGTCGCTAATCGAGTTCATCGTGTTCGGCTTTTTCATGCTGGCCTTCGGCGTGCTCCCAACGTGGCTGGTCATATTCTTCCCCATCGTGTTATTGATCGAATTTATGCTAGCTCTGGGCGTCTCTCTGGCGATATCATCATTAAACGTGATATGGCGGGACGTGCAGTGGATATGGCCGGTCGTCATGCAGGCGGGGTTCTTTTTAACTCCCATCATGTACTCGCTTGACTTGTTCAATGGAATCCCACATGCGTGGGTATTGCAGCTTAACCCTATGACCGCCATCCTTGACTCGATGCGATATATCTTTATTAATAGGCCAGCCCCTATTCTAAATGACATGGCGTATGCGACAGCCTTCGCACTTGTTATGATGGCTATAGGAGTGTTCATTTTCAGTAGGCTTGAGCCCAGGTTTGGGGAGGAGGTATAG
- a CDS encoding ABC transporter ATP-binding protein — MFQKQAMLKKNASSEKPAIIVKNVTKEFIIPHERKTTLFENIKGVFRPSIYETFTALKDISFTVEKGESIGIIGDNGSGKSTLLKIISRILKPTRGSVEVNGRITPFLELGVGFQPDLTARENIEVYSTIMGLSEKEIAKNIDNVLEFAGLTKFRDTKLKNFSNGMQVRLAFATAIQKEPDILLVDEVLAVGDIDFQQKCLDVFTEYKKKGVTMLFVSHDLGAVRRFCDKTILMKNGEMLAYGKTGDVIDRYVYGVDKSEAKPNIQKCDMQQSDEMSKSQDINQKLEKKDRWGNQKVVITAVQLMDKYGGENDKFNSGDPMRIRISFNAKDPIDDPVFGIAIYNDSNILCYGTNTDIQGLSLGTIWGNGIIDIAIPSLSLLTGKFLLTVAAHAKDHVPYDWHDKKYSFIVVSTNRVNGILDLRSEWIYGQQS, encoded by the coding sequence TTGTTCCAGAAGCAGGCCATGTTAAAGAAAAATGCGAGTTCAGAAAAGCCCGCTATCATCGTAAAAAACGTCACCAAGGAGTTCATCATCCCCCACGAGCGGAAGACGACTCTCTTTGAGAACATCAAGGGCGTCTTCAGGCCCTCCATCTATGAGACTTTCACCGCGCTCAAGGATATCAGCTTTACCGTGGAAAAAGGCGAGTCCATCGGCATTATCGGGGACAACGGGAGCGGAAAGAGCACTTTACTCAAGATCATCTCTAGAATATTGAAGCCCACGAGAGGGAGCGTGGAAGTGAATGGCCGCATTACACCTTTTCTGGAGCTTGGCGTTGGATTTCAGCCCGACCTGACGGCGAGGGAGAACATCGAGGTGTACAGCACCATCATGGGACTCTCCGAGAAGGAGATTGCAAAGAATATCGATAATGTGCTGGAGTTTGCAGGGCTGACAAAGTTTCGGGATACGAAGCTTAAGAACTTTTCGAATGGGATGCAGGTGAGGCTTGCGTTCGCCACCGCCATTCAGAAAGAGCCGGACATTTTGCTGGTGGATGAAGTGCTAGCAGTTGGGGATATTGACTTCCAGCAGAAATGTCTCGACGTTTTTACGGAGTATAAGAAGAAGGGCGTCACAATGCTGTTTGTGTCACATGATCTTGGGGCCGTGAGGCGGTTCTGCGATAAGACGATATTGATGAAGAATGGTGAAATGCTGGCTTACGGGAAGACTGGCGACGTCATTGATCGGTACGTGTATGGTGTTGATAAATCGGAAGCGAAACCCAACATCCAAAAATGTGATATGCAACAAAGCGATGAAATGTCTAAGTCACAGGATATTAATCAAAAATTGGAAAAAAAAGACAGATGGGGAAATCAAAAAGTCGTTATCACTGCAGTCCAGCTAATGGATAAATACGGTGGCGAGAACGATAAGTTCAATAGCGGAGACCCGATGAGGATCCGCATCTCGTTCAATGCAAAGGATCCAATCGATGATCCGGTATTTGGCATTGCTATTTATAACGATAGTAATATTTTATGTTACGGCACGAATACAGATATCCAAGGATTATCCCTCGGAACCATATGGGGAAATGGTATTATTGATATCGCCATCCCGTCGCTCTCGCTGTTAACAGGAAAATTCCTGCTGACAGTAGCAGCCCACGCGAAAGACCACGTACCATATGATTGGCATGATAAAAAATACTCTTTCATCGTGGTTAGCACAAATAGAGTTAATGGAATCTTAGATCTGAGGAGTGAATGGATATATGGGCAACAATCTTGA
- a CDS encoding glycosyltransferase — translation MAIKILICHERFLFRYGVDRVLIILGKGLKEKGHTIYFMGNRFDREILRPIASRIIEVPAGNDFLAQNEFTLEWLKNNWQKIFSSDDRPDIVVVGGWPFLKAIPFFREKGCRVVFSDHGIVPLSGYSGSQLIALNKLKMLKKQYLGDSTAIVGVSDFIVRSQSLPYGTGKGALICHILNGVDHLDMGLWKAESLHMNRQTEQALNKVNALKAEGKKVILLLGRWEINCYKNVEAAFDIMPKILKVIPECVMVVLANPEDVTLPNGMQECIIPIGFPDDSGLKKIMTQVDLGLSVSRWEGFNLPLGEMQWLNQPVLAFNIGAHPEVIVHPWYLCENNDEMAEKAIKILSGDGLDEDANKRSLEKFHSYFTWSRAIKEYSDLFEKLLNDNVDHHVVKPLRLIIDVTNASKDPANSGVIRVTRRLSRELQRYIDPIFVIWDEAIQGYVLPTRCEYEQLGQFNGPIITDERRISHDGYRITLQDYLPITSNDPAWLLFTETVDETHARIVRRYARQNGIHLAAIFYDAIPIINPEMCKDMMIKNNHANYMKGLAECDVVIPISKFSAECLERYWHNNHITGTKVYPNILPGEFGGYPRINEPQKPEKIDILCVSTLEPRKNHRKLLEACLLMEKEHPELDWSLTLVGNRSAGSQDIADYVESISSRHNRIKWLGVVDDNTLHRLYMKAAFTVYPSIIEGFGMPILESIWHGKPCICSSDGVMAELASEGGCLTTNVHDEKALANAIYRLATDRGLLARLSKQAIERKIRSWNDYTLEFLSILSRESTVQSQPSENDLEKIPYPDYKCDRLWMDHPERLALASILSILTPLCCIEVGPYNDESLLLISQHSKIVFSINNGPEVPDNLKYPKNVTFVSGPPSYALSILLTELDHFGIGVDLILINGCRCGEEVKANLNSVLTFVPKKPLIVLVNDSYNMDVRKELINMNWNGSPYVYLVDLDFIPTFDRRIHGGLALVYLKPNIRKGPLMRNIYEC, via the coding sequence TTGGCGATAAAAATACTCATTTGTCATGAAAGATTCCTGTTTCGCTATGGCGTCGACCGGGTATTGATCATACTAGGAAAAGGACTAAAGGAAAAGGGCCATACTATATATTTCATGGGTAACCGATTTGACCGTGAGATACTACGCCCCATAGCATCTCGGATCATAGAAGTTCCTGCTGGCAACGATTTCTTAGCTCAGAACGAGTTTACGCTAGAATGGTTGAAAAATAATTGGCAAAAAATTTTTAGCTCAGATGACCGACCCGATATTGTGGTGGTTGGCGGGTGGCCATTCCTTAAAGCTATACCATTTTTCCGCGAGAAGGGTTGTAGAGTGGTCTTTTCCGATCATGGCATTGTTCCACTATCAGGATACTCAGGTAGCCAGCTTATTGCGCTCAATAAGCTAAAAATGCTCAAAAAGCAATATCTGGGTGATTCTACAGCCATCGTAGGGGTTAGCGATTTCATAGTTAGGTCTCAGAGTCTTCCGTATGGAACTGGAAAAGGCGCGCTAATATGCCATATATTGAATGGTGTGGACCATTTAGATATGGGCTTGTGGAAAGCTGAAAGTCTGCATATGAATAGACAGACCGAGCAGGCGCTCAATAAAGTTAATGCACTAAAAGCGGAAGGAAAAAAAGTGATCCTTCTATTGGGCAGATGGGAAATCAATTGCTATAAGAACGTAGAAGCCGCTTTTGATATCATGCCAAAGATTTTGAAGGTCATACCAGAATGTGTCATGGTGGTATTGGCAAATCCGGAAGACGTTACTCTGCCCAATGGCATGCAAGAATGTATCATACCAATCGGATTCCCCGACGATAGCGGGCTAAAAAAGATCATGACACAGGTCGACCTCGGGCTCTCAGTTTCCCGGTGGGAAGGTTTTAACCTACCTCTAGGAGAGATGCAGTGGCTTAACCAGCCTGTTCTTGCATTTAATATTGGTGCCCACCCGGAGGTCATCGTGCATCCTTGGTACTTATGTGAGAATAACGACGAGATGGCTGAAAAGGCGATCAAGATACTCAGTGGCGACGGTCTCGATGAGGATGCTAATAAGCGGTCGCTGGAGAAGTTCCACTCGTATTTTACGTGGAGCCGGGCTATCAAAGAATATAGCGACCTTTTTGAAAAGCTGCTAAATGATAATGTCGATCATCATGTGGTAAAACCATTACGACTTATCATCGACGTGACCAACGCTTCGAAAGACCCTGCTAATTCCGGTGTGATCCGCGTCACACGCCGCTTGAGCAGGGAATTGCAACGCTACATAGATCCGATTTTCGTTATCTGGGATGAGGCCATCCAAGGCTATGTATTGCCCACAAGGTGCGAATACGAACAGCTGGGACAATTCAACGGGCCAATCATCACAGATGAGCGTCGTATATCCCATGACGGATACAGGATAACCTTACAAGACTATTTACCTATAACAAGCAACGACCCGGCATGGCTGTTGTTCACTGAAACAGTTGATGAGACGCATGCTCGTATTGTCCGCCGGTACGCTAGGCAAAATGGCATTCACTTGGCCGCGATTTTTTATGATGCCATACCTATTATAAACCCCGAGATGTGCAAGGACATGATGATTAAGAATAATCATGCTAATTATATGAAAGGGCTGGCGGAATGTGATGTAGTCATCCCCATATCGAAGTTCTCAGCTGAATGCCTCGAGCGTTACTGGCATAATAACCATATTACTGGCACTAAAGTATATCCAAATATACTTCCAGGTGAATTCGGTGGCTATCCTAGGATAAATGAGCCTCAAAAGCCTGAAAAGATAGATATTCTGTGCGTATCGACGCTAGAGCCACGGAAAAATCACCGTAAGCTCCTGGAAGCTTGCCTGCTCATGGAAAAGGAGCATCCAGAGTTAGATTGGAGCTTAACACTGGTTGGTAACCGCTCTGCAGGGTCGCAGGATATTGCTGATTATGTCGAATCTATATCATCTAGACACAACCGCATTAAATGGTTGGGCGTTGTCGATGATAATACATTACATAGATTATATATGAAGGCTGCCTTTACCGTATATCCGTCAATAATTGAGGGGTTCGGCATGCCTATATTAGAAAGCATATGGCATGGAAAACCGTGCATCTGCTCTAGCGACGGCGTGATGGCAGAACTAGCCTCCGAAGGCGGTTGCCTCACGACGAATGTCCATGATGAAAAGGCATTGGCCAATGCGATATATAGGCTGGCGACAGATAGGGGATTATTAGCCAGATTATCTAAGCAGGCGATCGAACGAAAGATACGCTCATGGAATGATTATACGCTCGAATTTTTATCGATTCTTAGTCGGGAAAGCACCGTACAATCTCAACCAAGCGAAAATGACTTAGAAAAAATCCCATATCCAGACTATAAGTGCGATAGATTATGGATGGACCATCCAGAGCGCTTAGCCTTAGCATCTATCTTGTCGATACTAACGCCATTATGCTGCATAGAGGTTGGACCGTATAATGATGAAAGCCTTTTGCTCATCTCACAGCATTCTAAAATTGTATTTTCGATAAATAACGGCCCCGAGGTCCCCGATAACTTAAAATACCCGAAGAACGTGACATTCGTGAGCGGACCACCATCTTATGCACTATCTATATTACTAACAGAATTAGATCATTTTGGAATTGGCGTAGACCTTATATTAATCAATGGATGCCGGTGTGGGGAAGAGGTCAAGGCCAACTTAAACAGCGTACTCACATTCGTCCCGAAAAAGCCCCTGATAGTGCTAGTGAATGATAGCTATAACATGGATGTGAGGAAAGAGCTGATTAATATGAATTGGAATGGTTCACCATATGTGTACCTCGTCGATCTTGACTTTATACCAACCTTTGATAGACGGATACATGGAGGCCTGGCTCTAGTATATCTAAAGCCAAATATCCGAAAAGGACCTTTAATGAGGAATATATACGAGTGCTAA
- a CDS encoding glycosyltransferase family 4 protein: METLNICIGTYRLAKGNGIDISVYQFARELAKRHNVTIAVMHSDMDLHEIDVLKYRIGFGDGILGAAKDLDKHHFDLISTHYSPFDLIASRTRIPHYLHDPGVPPFKKLRWIREKRFWLIVNTTRLLSAGKAQCVLPISDYLGREFKRKYCYGGRMKVLPYGIQFPVQEPSGEAAYKKYVLYVGRHTRYKGVHTLFEIFREVKKEVGDVHLVTIGTQEAGYKERLEALASEIGDVHMLGYVPEVWSYYKHASVYATCSEWEGQDRPVIEAQYMGKPVVAFNNCSHPEVVFHGMLANDRKEFKDALIKYLKEDNTDMSARKKVEEKFSIEGMAYKFIDIVKGATDGP, from the coding sequence TTGGAGACGCTTAACATTTGTATAGGAACGTACAGGCTTGCGAAAGGGAATGGCATCGACATATCCGTATACCAGTTTGCCCGTGAGCTTGCCAAACGCCATAACGTGACGATAGCAGTGATGCATAGCGATATGGACCTCCATGAAATAGACGTCCTAAAGTATCGCATCGGCTTTGGCGATGGCATCTTAGGTGCAGCAAAAGACCTCGATAAGCATCACTTCGATCTCATATCGACACATTACTCTCCTTTCGACCTAATCGCATCGCGTACCCGAATACCTCATTACCTGCATGACCCTGGGGTGCCACCTTTCAAGAAGTTGCGGTGGATAAGGGAAAAACGCTTTTGGCTCATCGTGAATACGACCAGGCTCCTTTCTGCAGGCAAAGCGCAGTGCGTCCTCCCCATATCTGACTACCTGGGCAGAGAGTTCAAGAGAAAATACTGCTATGGCGGGCGTATGAAGGTACTGCCCTATGGCATTCAATTTCCAGTGCAGGAACCGTCCGGGGAGGCGGCTTATAAAAAATATGTACTATATGTGGGTAGGCACACTCGGTATAAGGGCGTCCACACGCTTTTTGAGATATTCCGTGAGGTGAAAAAGGAGGTTGGCGACGTCCATCTAGTTACAATAGGCACGCAGGAAGCGGGGTATAAGGAGCGACTGGAGGCCCTGGCCTCGGAGATAGGCGACGTGCACATGCTCGGATACGTGCCGGAAGTGTGGAGCTATTATAAGCACGCGTCCGTATATGCCACTTGCTCTGAGTGGGAAGGCCAGGATAGGCCCGTCATCGAAGCCCAGTATATGGGTAAGCCCGTGGTAGCGTTTAATAATTGCTCGCACCCGGAGGTCGTGTTTCATGGCATGCTTGCTAACGACCGGAAAGAGTTCAAGGACGCCCTGATCAAATATCTAAAAGAAGATAATACGGATATGTCGGCGAGGAAAAAGGTAGAGGAAAAATTTTCCATAGAGGGCATGGCCTATAAATTTATTGATATCGTGAAAGGTGCGACTGATGGCCCGTAA